One stretch of Schlesneria sp. DSM 10557 DNA includes these proteins:
- a CDS encoding rhomboid family intramembrane serine protease — MRQVGLLANREQAERFADFLRAQGIRCSVDVETGGHRIWVEDDDLVPRAKEELPNFLADPNNERYRNAVRVAKARMAEEQLRRDRARENKVDLSERWQQQSSGSGLPITFALIALSVFVSFQTGFRFNAPLTSQLAISTDGTFRQILNGEVWRLVSPAFLHFNLMHIVFNLLWIYQFGMQIEPRRGSARFLSMVVFIAVTSNLAQFWFRGPLFGGMSGVVYGLFGYIWIRGKLDPQSGYWLPQQTIAMILIWQVLCTLEIIGNVANWAHGVGLGAGIFLALIDSLIRILARRR, encoded by the coding sequence ATGCGGCAAGTCGGTCTTCTAGCGAATCGGGAACAAGCAGAACGCTTTGCAGATTTCTTGCGTGCTCAAGGAATTCGGTGTTCTGTCGATGTCGAAACCGGCGGCCACCGGATCTGGGTGGAAGACGATGATCTTGTCCCCCGCGCCAAAGAAGAACTTCCGAATTTCCTGGCCGACCCAAATAACGAGCGTTACCGCAACGCCGTGCGCGTCGCGAAAGCACGCATGGCGGAAGAACAACTTCGCCGTGACAGAGCGCGCGAAAACAAGGTGGATCTTTCCGAGCGATGGCAACAGCAGTCCAGCGGCAGTGGCTTGCCGATAACCTTCGCACTGATCGCACTTTCGGTGTTCGTCTCCTTCCAGACAGGGTTTCGGTTCAATGCCCCCCTGACCAGCCAGCTCGCCATCTCAACCGACGGCACGTTTCGACAAATCCTGAATGGGGAAGTCTGGAGACTGGTCTCCCCCGCTTTCCTGCATTTCAACCTGATGCACATCGTGTTCAATCTGCTCTGGATCTACCAATTCGGCATGCAGATTGAACCGCGACGGGGTTCCGCCCGGTTCCTGTCGATGGTGGTGTTTATCGCTGTCACGTCTAATCTGGCTCAGTTCTGGTTCCGCGGCCCTCTGTTCGGCGGAATGTCGGGTGTCGTGTACGGGCTCTTCGGCTACATCTGGATCCGGGGGAAACTTGACCCCCAAAGCGGCTACTGGCTGCCTCAACAAACCATCGCGATGATTCTGATCTGGCAGGTCCTCTGTACGCTCGAGATCATCGGGAACGTGGCAAACTGGGCACATGGGGTGGGACTGGGAGCCGGGATCTTCCTTGCCCTGATTGACTCCCTGATCCGGATCCTGGCACGACGCCGATGA
- a CDS encoding L-threonylcarbamoyladenylate synthase yields the protein MSHPTSPLSLDQAASILRSGGLVALPTETVYGLGANALDPVAVAKIFAAKERPFFDPLIVHIPDIVWVPRVARVFPPLARKLAQHFWPGPLTLVLPKSDIIPDLVTSGLPGVGVRIPAHDMTRQVMRLADIPVAAPSANPFGKLSPTTAEHVFHQLGDRVDAILDGGPCRIGIESTVLRVDDDRVTLLRYGGISLEEIEDLIGPIDRLVDQTSHAPAAAPGMLTSHYAPRTPLIIADNLSAEVGSGPVGLLTLQGDGDLSRFSQVEVLSPSGDLVTAAANFFQALHRLDRLNLRLIVARRFPDKGLGRALNDRLKRAAHQEPDTAGP from the coding sequence ATGAGCCACCCCACCTCCCCTCTCTCGCTTGATCAGGCCGCCTCCATCCTGAGATCGGGTGGACTGGTCGCACTGCCCACAGAAACCGTCTACGGACTCGGCGCAAACGCCCTGGATCCTGTGGCGGTTGCGAAGATCTTCGCGGCTAAGGAACGCCCCTTCTTCGACCCGCTGATCGTCCATATCCCCGACATTGTCTGGGTCCCTCGAGTCGCCCGTGTGTTCCCTCCTCTGGCCCGGAAGCTGGCGCAACACTTCTGGCCCGGCCCGCTGACACTCGTTCTGCCCAAGTCCGATATCATCCCCGATCTGGTCACATCGGGATTGCCCGGTGTCGGCGTCCGCATTCCGGCTCACGACATGACCCGTCAGGTGATGCGGCTGGCGGACATTCCTGTTGCGGCCCCCAGCGCGAATCCATTCGGCAAGCTCAGTCCGACCACCGCAGAGCATGTCTTTCATCAACTTGGGGACCGTGTCGACGCCATCTTGGACGGCGGACCGTGCCGAATTGGTATCGAATCCACCGTCCTGCGCGTCGACGACGATCGTGTCACCCTGCTGCGGTATGGGGGTATTTCTCTGGAAGAAATCGAAGACTTGATCGGACCGATCGACCGCCTGGTCGACCAGACGTCTCATGCCCCCGCGGCGGCCCCGGGAATGCTGACAAGTCATTACGCGCCCCGGACGCCTCTGATCATCGCCGACAATCTGTCAGCGGAAGTGGGCTCGGGTCCTGTCGGTTTGCTGACGCTCCAGGGGGACGGTGACCTGTCGCGATTCAGTCAGGTCGAGGTTCTCTCGCCGTCTGGCGATCTGGTTACGGCCGCCGCCAATTTCTTTCAGGCGCTGCACCGGCTGGACCGGCTGAATCTTCGCTTGATCGTGGCGAGACGCTTTCCGGATAAGGGTCTGGGCCGGGCCCTGAACGATCGCTTGAAACGAGCTGCCCATCAGGAGCCCGACACCGCCGGGCCGTGA
- a CDS encoding creatininase family protein yields the protein MNLSDLTWPEVDALSRDLPVVIPVAAVEQHGHHLPVYTDSMLLGEIVRRVSESMHDRILFAPLMWLGNSHHHMDFPGTLSASPRLYLDLLNDLMENMLTHGFRRIVLINGHGGNCIPGKQAVFEVRQRHRLRRDLLLLMATYWEHGRPNQLRSDLVQTSMGHACEWETSMILRLAPHLVKDIRTVESVEPGFAFEPAYRGWITKDRTDVGHIGQSSAATAEKGEALFQTFSAGVIKFLEQVIAWDGQSWEMPQ from the coding sequence ATGAATCTCAGCGATCTTACGTGGCCTGAAGTCGATGCCCTGTCTCGCGACCTCCCTGTGGTGATCCCCGTCGCAGCGGTCGAACAGCATGGCCACCATCTTCCCGTCTATACCGACAGCATGCTGCTGGGCGAAATCGTCCGCCGCGTCAGTGAATCCATGCACGACCGCATCCTGTTCGCCCCCCTGATGTGGCTGGGAAATTCACACCACCACATGGACTTCCCCGGAACGCTGTCCGCCTCGCCCCGCCTCTACCTCGACCTGCTCAACGACCTGATGGAAAACATGCTGACGCACGGTTTCCGTCGGATCGTCCTGATCAACGGGCATGGTGGTAACTGCATCCCGGGCAAGCAGGCCGTCTTCGAAGTCCGGCAGCGGCACCGCCTGCGACGCGACCTGCTGCTGTTGATGGCCACCTACTGGGAACACGGCCGACCGAACCAGTTGCGGTCCGATCTTGTCCAGACTTCCATGGGACATGCCTGCGAGTGGGAAACGTCGATGATCCTGCGGCTGGCTCCCCACCTGGTCAAGGACATTCGCACGGTGGAGTCGGTCGAACCCGGCTTTGCGTTCGAACCGGCTTATCGTGGCTGGATCACAAAGGACCGAACCGACGTGGGACACATCGGCCAGTCCTCGGCCGCGACGGCGGAAAAAGGGGAAGCCTTGTTTCAGACCTTCTCGGCAGGTGTGATCAAGTTCCTCGAACAAGTCATCGCATGGGATGGACAGAGCTGGGAGATGCCGCAGTGA
- a CDS encoding DMT family transporter, with translation MPYIWFSVICLIWGSSFILMKRAMEYLSPIGVGAGRALGGSLVLALIFLLMKQRRTVRRTDFLPLLAVVVLGFVWPHSIQPELVARHGGAFVGMTVGFTPLLTLLVSIPILGAWPSTRQTVGVIGALSCLMGLMLDYGTRSVPVVDILLAFSVPFTYSIANSIIRRYLTHLPPLELTLICLTAAGAVMVPLSLSIRNHRPVDFSNLGSALTAVAILGVVGTGIATFLFNRLVQQEGPLFAVMTTNLVPIGAVIWGVVDGERITLLQLTALIGVLVMVTYVQTQTVTRHTAVSPTES, from the coding sequence ATGCCGTATATCTGGTTCTCGGTAATCTGCCTGATCTGGGGCAGCAGCTTCATCCTGATGAAGCGCGCCATGGAGTATCTTTCGCCGATCGGAGTCGGTGCAGGACGAGCCCTCGGTGGATCGCTCGTCCTGGCACTGATCTTCCTGCTGATGAAACAGCGGCGAACCGTCCGCCGGACCGATTTCCTCCCCCTCCTGGCGGTCGTGGTGCTGGGATTCGTGTGGCCACACTCGATCCAGCCGGAACTCGTCGCCCGGCATGGGGGGGCATTCGTCGGGATGACCGTCGGCTTCACCCCCCTGCTGACGTTGCTCGTTTCCATCCCGATTCTCGGGGCCTGGCCCAGCACCCGGCAAACGGTCGGTGTCATCGGAGCCCTGAGCTGCCTGATGGGCCTGATGCTCGACTACGGCACCCGCTCAGTCCCGGTCGTCGACATCCTGCTCGCCTTCAGTGTCCCGTTTACCTACTCGATCGCGAACAGCATCATCCGGCGGTATCTGACACATCTCCCCCCGCTCGAGCTGACATTGATTTGTCTGACCGCAGCAGGAGCCGTCATGGTCCCCCTCTCGCTGTCGATCCGCAATCATCGCCCTGTCGACTTCAGCAATCTCGGCTCGGCCCTGACCGCCGTCGCCATTCTGGGCGTTGTCGGCACCGGAATCGCCACCTTCCTGTTCAATCGCCTCGTCCAGCAGGAAGGCCCCCTGTTCGCGGTCATGACCACGAATCTGGTCCCCATCGGTGCGGTCATTTGGGGCGTCGTCGATGGTGAACGAATTACGCTGCTCCAGCTCACCGCCCTGATCGGCGTCCTGGTGATGGTCACCTACGTCCAGACACAAACAGTGACCCGGCACACCGCCGTCAGTCCCACGGAATCCTGA
- a CDS encoding polymorphic toxin-type HINT domain-containing protein — MRALRQVNLLSRFIPVLFASTLGLWELSFPCQGAESAAGHVQAALQAAVDLDATRRNELVETALREDPSSAEAHWARGDVRVGQRWVSLEDFAAEKLAQPVTMKYWEQRAAARMTVAEQLKLAEYCRANKMPGAERAHLFAVVAIDPGHREARRRLGQVEQGGVWLDRQQLEQQKKRDAATNAYLRRHGKRLMALSAALQDKSKSEDVVLKGLREFDSPFVIPGLESWFSSTGEAGGLCAVKALAAMSAPEASISLARHAMAHQDRKVRAQAREFLKERDEYSYVPELLAALHMPVEKSDAIETTRLNEIVWRRRLMAESQSEQKIADLDRTFQFRGLNEMQDPISSEMVRLEVIQSDAELHVLNSRIEDTNDKILHLLAATMEGKATDETLGSKKPEVWWDWWNNKTESYPSEPKSVAYLHETSRQDIAPPLAQLRPPRHECLAAGTPIWTETGLLAVDQVKSGDLVLTQNPQSGELKFAPVLMTTTRPPERLLRLSFNGEVVRATGGHLFWVNGKGWTKARSLAPGMGLHTARGFAKVDSVTEEQDPEATYNLIVDECHSYFVGKELVLSHDNTPCQAVANRVPGLK; from the coding sequence ATGCGTGCCTTGCGCCAGGTCAATTTGCTTTCCCGTTTTATCCCTGTTCTGTTCGCATCGACGCTGGGGCTGTGGGAATTGAGTTTCCCGTGTCAGGGGGCCGAATCTGCGGCGGGGCATGTCCAGGCGGCACTGCAGGCGGCGGTCGATCTGGATGCGACTCGCCGGAACGAACTGGTCGAGACGGCGCTGCGTGAGGATCCTTCGTCAGCGGAAGCGCACTGGGCGCGGGGTGATGTTCGGGTGGGACAGCGATGGGTCTCGCTGGAAGATTTTGCGGCTGAGAAGCTGGCTCAACCGGTGACAATGAAGTACTGGGAACAGCGGGCTGCTGCGAGGATGACCGTCGCGGAACAGTTGAAGTTAGCTGAGTACTGTCGTGCCAACAAGATGCCGGGTGCGGAACGGGCTCATCTATTCGCCGTGGTGGCAATCGATCCGGGTCACCGTGAAGCTCGTCGTCGACTGGGTCAGGTCGAACAGGGGGGAGTCTGGCTCGACCGTCAACAGCTTGAGCAGCAGAAGAAGAGAGATGCGGCGACGAATGCGTACCTCCGTCGACATGGCAAGCGGCTCATGGCCTTGTCGGCAGCACTGCAGGACAAGTCGAAATCGGAAGACGTTGTCTTGAAGGGGCTCCGCGAGTTCGACAGTCCGTTTGTGATTCCGGGGCTGGAGAGCTGGTTTTCCAGTACGGGCGAGGCGGGGGGACTCTGCGCGGTGAAGGCGCTCGCAGCGATGTCGGCTCCAGAAGCATCGATTTCTTTGGCCCGCCACGCGATGGCTCATCAGGACAGGAAAGTACGAGCGCAGGCGAGGGAGTTTCTTAAAGAACGGGACGAGTATAGCTATGTCCCGGAACTCCTGGCGGCCCTGCATATGCCGGTCGAAAAGTCCGACGCGATCGAGACAACTCGCCTGAACGAGATTGTCTGGCGCCGAAGGCTCATGGCAGAGTCGCAGAGCGAGCAGAAAATCGCGGACCTGGACCGCACGTTCCAGTTTCGCGGCCTGAACGAGATGCAGGATCCTATCAGTAGCGAGATGGTTCGACTTGAGGTGATTCAATCAGACGCGGAACTTCACGTCCTCAATTCTCGAATCGAGGATACGAACGATAAGATATTGCATCTGCTGGCGGCAACCATGGAGGGGAAGGCGACCGACGAGACTCTGGGCAGCAAGAAACCTGAAGTCTGGTGGGATTGGTGGAATAATAAAACTGAATCCTATCCTTCCGAGCCCAAGTCGGTTGCCTATTTACATGAGACCAGCCGTCAAGACATTGCTCCTCCCCTCGCACAACTCCGTCCTCCTCGACATGAATGTCTGGCTGCGGGGACACCGATCTGGACGGAAACAGGATTGCTGGCGGTCGACCAGGTGAAGTCTGGTGATCTTGTGCTGACCCAGAATCCGCAGAGCGGCGAACTGAAGTTCGCTCCTGTGTTGATGACGACCACTCGGCCACCGGAACGATTACTTCGTCTGTCGTTCAATGGTGAGGTTGTTCGTGCGACGGGGGGGCATCTGTTCTGGGTGAACGGCAAGGGGTGGACGAAGGCTCGATCGCTGGCACCGGGGATGGGGCTACACACTGCTCGGGGATTTGCGAAGGTCGACTCCGTCACAGAAGAGCAGGATCCGGAAGCAACGTACAACCTGATCGTCGATGAATGCCACTCATACTTCGTCGGGAAGGAACTGGTCCTCAGCCATGACAACACCCCTTGTCAGGCCGTGGCGAACCGGGTGCCGGGGCTGAAGTGA
- a CDS encoding transposase, with protein sequence MAHDLARASLLSTRQRGGRVWQGRFKAFPIQEDEHYLTVLRYVERNPLRANLVQRSQDWEWSSLKPTGRSGPDGVLVDGPVVKPDSRTQFVNGAETESELKALRQSVERGRRLVVWIGKSRLRAGWVWGRLCVRWAGRV encoded by the coding sequence GTGGCTCATGACCTCGCACGTGCGTCGCTACTATCGACACGACAAAGGGGTGGGCGTGTCTGGCAGGGACGGTTTAAGGCCTTTCCGATTCAGGAAGATGAGCACTACCTCACTGTGCTGCGCTACGTTGAGCGGAATCCGTTGCGGGCGAATCTGGTGCAGCGAAGTCAGGATTGGGAGTGGTCAAGTTTGAAGCCGACGGGGCGCAGTGGGCCCGATGGCGTGCTTGTCGATGGGCCTGTTGTGAAGCCTGATTCCCGGACGCAGTTCGTGAATGGTGCGGAGACTGAGAGCGAGCTGAAGGCTCTGCGGCAGAGTGTTGAGCGGGGACGCCGTTTGGTGGTGTGGATTGGCAAGTCGAGACTGCGGGCCGGTTGGGTTTGGGGTCGTCTGTGCGTCCGCTGGGCCGGCCGCGTCTGA